Proteins from a genomic interval of Kitasatospora herbaricolor:
- a CDS encoding MarR family winged helix-turn-helix transcriptional regulator, with product MSDEQALLAVEREIALLFRRGRAKVAELSRQVHPELEGMAYSMLGFVEQAGRVRLTDIGAHFSVGKATVSRQIKALEEIGLVAREADPLDRRASLVSLTADGAERYLRVRDSRTGRFRELLATWPQDDVLRFADLLERFNELTGESLED from the coding sequence GTGAGTGACGAGCAGGCTCTGCTGGCGGTGGAGCGGGAGATTGCGCTGCTGTTCCGGCGGGGCCGGGCCAAGGTGGCGGAGCTGTCCCGTCAGGTGCACCCGGAGCTGGAGGGCATGGCGTACAGCATGCTCGGCTTCGTGGAGCAGGCCGGCCGGGTGCGGCTGACCGACATCGGTGCGCACTTCTCGGTCGGCAAGGCCACCGTCAGCCGCCAGATCAAGGCACTGGAGGAGATCGGCCTGGTCGCCCGGGAGGCCGACCCGCTGGACCGCCGGGCGTCGCTGGTGTCGCTCACCGCGGACGGCGCCGAGCGCTACCTGAGGGTCCGCGACTCCCGGACGGGACGGTTCCGCGAACTGCTGGCGACCTGGCCGCAGGACGACGTGCTGCGCTTCGCCGACCTGCTGGAGCGGTTCAACGAGCTGACCGGCGAGTCGCTGGAGGACTGA
- a CDS encoding MDR family MFS transporter: MTVTSPAPTGAVADDDAPMTHRQVLEALSGLLLGLFVAVLSSTVVSNALPRILTDLHGGESAYTWVITAALLSLTASTPIWGKLSDLVSKKLLVQIALVIYIVSSALAGLSQNTAELIACRVLQGTGAGGVTALAQICLAAMVPPRQRGRYSGYFGAVFALATIGGPLIGGVIVDTDWLGWRWCFYVGIPFSLVAILVLQRTLKLPVVRRKAKIDYLGATVITGAVSLLMIWITLAGKNYAWLSWQTLAMVGGGLLLGALAVLVESRAAEPIIPLSLFRHRTVTLAAVASVLVGVGMYGATTFLSQYFQLAREKSPTAAGLMTLPMILGLAVSSTVAGKLITRYGKWKAYLVAGTFLLAIGFGLLGTVRDDTGYGALSLYMALAGIGLGLTMQNLVLAVQNTVPREELGAASSVVTFFRTMGGAMGVSALGALMTNRVGHYLTENLAAAGVPAGHAGAAGGGEIPDLHTLPAPVVPLVTDAFGHGVGVVFLVAAPFALLAFLVVLFIREIPLRSGPQS; encoded by the coding sequence ATGACCGTCACCTCGCCCGCCCCGACCGGAGCCGTCGCCGACGACGACGCCCCGATGACCCACCGTCAGGTCCTGGAGGCTCTCTCCGGGCTGCTGCTCGGGCTCTTCGTCGCGGTGCTCTCCTCGACGGTCGTCTCCAACGCCCTGCCGCGGATCCTCACCGACCTGCACGGCGGCGAGTCCGCCTACACCTGGGTGATCACCGCGGCCCTGCTCTCGCTGACCGCATCCACCCCGATCTGGGGCAAGCTCTCCGACCTGGTCAGCAAGAAGCTGCTGGTCCAGATCGCCCTGGTGATCTACATCGTCTCCTCGGCGCTCGCCGGGCTCTCCCAGAACACCGCCGAACTGATCGCCTGCCGCGTCCTGCAGGGGACAGGCGCCGGCGGCGTGACCGCGCTGGCCCAGATCTGCCTGGCCGCGATGGTTCCGCCGCGGCAGCGGGGACGCTACAGCGGCTACTTCGGTGCCGTCTTCGCCCTCGCCACCATCGGCGGCCCGCTGATCGGCGGTGTCATCGTGGACACCGACTGGCTCGGCTGGCGCTGGTGCTTCTACGTCGGCATCCCGTTCTCGCTGGTCGCCATCCTCGTCCTGCAGCGGACCCTGAAGCTGCCGGTGGTCCGGCGCAAGGCGAAGATCGACTACCTCGGTGCCACAGTCATCACCGGCGCCGTCAGCCTGCTGATGATCTGGATCACGCTGGCCGGCAAGAACTACGCCTGGCTCTCCTGGCAGACCCTGGCGATGGTCGGCGGCGGCCTGCTGCTCGGCGCGCTCGCCGTCCTGGTCGAGAGCCGGGCGGCCGAGCCGATCATCCCGCTCTCGCTCTTCCGGCACCGCACCGTCACCCTGGCCGCCGTCGCCAGTGTGCTGGTCGGCGTCGGGATGTACGGCGCGACCACCTTCCTCAGCCAGTACTTCCAGCTCGCCCGAGAGAAGTCGCCCACCGCGGCCGGGCTGATGACGCTGCCGATGATCCTCGGCCTGGCCGTCTCCTCCACCGTGGCCGGCAAGCTGATCACCCGCTACGGGAAGTGGAAGGCCTACCTGGTCGCCGGAACGTTCCTGCTGGCGATCGGCTTCGGCCTGCTCGGCACCGTCCGGGACGACACCGGCTACGGCGCGCTCTCCCTCTACATGGCGCTGGCCGGCATCGGCCTCGGCCTCACCATGCAGAACCTGGTCCTCGCGGTGCAGAACACCGTGCCGAGGGAGGAGCTCGGCGCCGCCAGCTCGGTGGTCACCTTCTTCCGCACCATGGGCGGCGCGATGGGCGTCTCGGCCCTCGGTGCGCTGATGACCAACCGGGTCGGGCACTACCTGACCGAGAACCTGGCCGCGGCGGGCGTCCCGGCCGGGCACGCCGGCGCGGCCGGCGGCGGCGAGATCCCGGACCTGCACACGCTGCCCGCGCCGGTCGTCCCGCTGGTGACCGACGCGTTCGGGCACGGCGTCGGGGTGGTGTTCCTGGTGGCTGCGCCGTTCGCGCTGCTGGCCTTCCTGGTGGTGCTCTTCATCCGGGAGATCCCGCTGCGCAGCGGCCCGCAGAGCTGA